A single Sulfurimonas aquatica DNA region contains:
- a CDS encoding cytochrome c, with the protein MKNIFLVLLILAFSACSLKQNSVNDTKKHMQESEKLSVLLHQLDMVVYEQLKSELDKDNKRRRYALTLADTLHKLVVKMKTSSQRKPYKDLDIDEKELYNKYINDLDENAKEIESLARKYELEKLENRLETMDSICNNCHVKFRKQ; encoded by the coding sequence ATGAAAAACATTTTTTTAGTTTTGCTCATACTTGCGTTTAGCGCTTGTTCGCTCAAACAAAACAGTGTGAACGATACAAAAAAACATATGCAAGAGAGTGAAAAACTAAGCGTCCTACTTCACCAACTTGACATGGTTGTTTATGAACAACTAAAAAGTGAATTAGATAAAGATAATAAACGCAGAAGATATGCGCTTACATTGGCAGATACGCTTCACAAGTTAGTTGTAAAAATGAAAACATCATCACAACGCAAGCCATATAAAGATTTAGATATAGATGAAAAAGAGCTTTATAACAAGTATATAAATGACTTAGATGAGAATGCAAAAGAGATAGAATCACTTGCAAGAAAGTATGAGCTAGAAAAGCTTGAAAACAGACTAGAGACGATGGACTCCATCTGCAATAATTGTCATGTTAAATTTAGAAAGCAGTAA
- a CDS encoding fatty acid desaturase family protein yields the protein MSVATYPDNFHELKEEVRRAGLLDRVPVRGSIEMAAIILSMGIIYAIVLFWDAIEIDSIYKSIALGLFMCIVFTRAVFVSHDILHRQYFKSKSFSMKISYPFSAFILSNSSSWWDFKHNVNHHTWCNVPQKDEDILAMDGAFAPGHTGNKTWLRNSKYLIFWGAMFFMYPAFIVQSYNFVIKRKLWGELFLMLMHWPLVWGVIFYSLPIMDALLVLATLNFVLSPWLAFGFITNHLGCEVFEKEVGEKFSWMELQMRTSRSLRGGILTHWFYGGLNTQIEHHLFPKAPRFNLLKVQKMTKDFARKHNMNYFETSPIEAYVQINNVLKGY from the coding sequence ATGTCCGTAGCTACATATCCAGATAATTTTCATGAGTTAAAAGAAGAAGTACGAAGAGCCGGTCTGCTTGATCGCGTTCCTGTAAGGGGCTCCATTGAAATGGCAGCGATTATACTTAGTATGGGTATTATTTACGCTATAGTCCTTTTTTGGGATGCCATTGAGATAGATTCAATCTATAAGTCCATAGCTCTTGGTCTTTTTATGTGTATAGTGTTTACCCGTGCAGTTTTTGTCTCTCATGATATTCTTCATAGACAGTACTTTAAGTCTAAATCTTTTTCAATGAAAATAAGTTATCCATTTTCTGCGTTTATACTCTCTAACTCATCTTCATGGTGGGACTTTAAACATAATGTCAACCATCATACCTGGTGTAACGTTCCTCAAAAAGATGAGGATATCCTTGCTATGGATGGTGCTTTTGCTCCTGGCCACACGGGTAATAAAACTTGGCTTAGAAACTCAAAGTATCTCATATTTTGGGGTGCGATGTTTTTTATGTATCCAGCGTTTATCGTGCAATCTTATAACTTTGTCATTAAACGCAAGTTATGGGGCGAACTCTTTTTAATGCTTATGCATTGGCCTCTTGTTTGGGGAGTTATTTTTTACTCTCTTCCAATTATGGACGCACTTCTTGTCCTTGCAACTCTTAACTTTGTTTTATCTCCATGGTTGGCATTTGGTTTTATAACCAACCACTTAGGGTGTGAAGTATTTGAAAAAGAGGTTGGTGAGAAGTTCTCATGGATGGAGTTGCAAATGAGAACATCGCGTTCACTTCGAGGTGGGATTTTAACACACTGGTTTTATGGCGGACTCAACACACAAATAGAACATCACCTCTTTCCAAAAGCACCGCGTTTTAATCTACTTAAGGTGCAAAAAATGACAAAAGATTTTGCTAGAAAGCATAATATGAACTACTTTGAGACTAGTCCGATTGAAGCATACGTACAGATAAATAATGTCTTAAAAGGCTACTAG
- a CDS encoding beta strand repeat-containing protein, translating to MKLSTTIIPSFLAASLLLSFTGCGGGNSTTPTTTITNTTTSDTTSSSTSTSTKETLSGEITADKTLTADKVWLLTGLVAVKNGATLTIEPGTTVIGKAGTGANTSYLVVDAGSKINAAGTAAKPIIFTSETSYDGGADAWGQWGGLTIIGNAGNAQVDPYEVNPAFVAGTSNMADNSGVLTYVKILNSGITMEENKEINGLSLVGVGSGTTVDNITVDLSDDDGIEIWGGTVNLSNVTISRCSDDHFDIDDGFSGKVTNLNLNVTTGNAGIEMSGETAATFDGFNIAVSNSAKEGGIYFKKAGIGGHFKNGIITYDTTTNGYGAIHSSENNNATNTSFTNVTLKGSNADKFTGDSAASIEASFDAGLKNIKYVENLSGEITADRTLTADKIWVINGLVAVKNSATLTIEAGTTILGKAGTGANTAYMVVDKNSKIMAAGTADKHIVFTSEIAYDSGVSAVGQWGGLTIIGNAGNAQVDPYEVNPLFVAGSSDMADNSGVLQYVDILNSGITMEENKEINGLSMVGVGSGTTVENITVNKSDDDCVEIWGGSVNLTNVTLSECTDDHFDIDDGYNGTVKNLSVVGTIGNAGIEMSGETAATFDGFNITMIKSAKEGGIYFKKAGIGGHFTNGTVTYNVATNGYGAIHSAETYSAANTSFTNVTLNGTNTSKFTGDSATGLESTFDSGTGNIKTVTKETLSGEITADKTLTADKVWLLTGLVAVKNGATLTIEPGTTVIGKAGTGANTSYLVVDAGSKINAAGTAAKPIIFTSETAYDGGADAWGQWGGLTIIGNAGNAQVDPYEVNPAFVAGTSNMADNSGVLTYVKILNSGITMEENKEINGLSLVGVGSGTTVDNITVDLSDDDGIEIWGGTVNLSNVTISRCSDDHFDIDDGFSGKVTNLNLNVTTGNAGIEMSGETAATFDGFNIAVSNSAKEGGIYFKKAGIGGHFKNGIITYDTTTNGYGAIHSSENNNATNTSFTNVTLKGSNTDKFTGDSAASIEASFDAGTNNIK from the coding sequence ATGAAACTATCGACTACAATCATTCCAAGCTTTCTTGCAGCATCTTTATTACTATCTTTTACAGGGTGTGGTGGAGGTAACTCAACAACGCCTACTACAACAATCACTAATACTACTACAAGTGATACTACAAGCTCATCTACAAGTACATCTACAAAAGAGACTCTATCAGGTGAGATAACAGCAGATAAGACACTAACTGCAGATAAAGTATGGCTACTTACTGGTCTTGTTGCTGTTAAGAATGGAGCAACTTTAACTATCGAGCCTGGAACGACTGTTATCGGTAAAGCTGGTACTGGCGCTAATACTTCTTACTTAGTTGTGGACGCTGGTTCTAAGATAAACGCAGCTGGTACTGCAGCTAAACCTATTATCTTTACTTCTGAGACTTCTTATGATGGTGGAGCTGACGCTTGGGGTCAATGGGGTGGTTTAACTATCATCGGTAACGCTGGTAACGCTCAAGTTGATCCTTATGAAGTTAACCCTGCATTTGTAGCTGGGACATCTAACATGGCTGACAACTCTGGTGTTTTAACTTATGTAAAAATTCTTAACTCTGGTATTACTATGGAAGAGAACAAAGAGATAAATGGTCTCTCTCTTGTTGGTGTTGGTTCAGGTACTACTGTTGATAACATCACTGTTGATTTATCTGATGATGATGGTATTGAGATTTGGGGTGGAACAGTTAATCTTTCTAACGTAACTATTAGTAGATGTTCTGATGATCACTTTGATATTGATGATGGCTTCTCTGGTAAGGTTACTAACTTAAATCTTAACGTAACTACTGGTAATGCTGGTATTGAGATGAGTGGAGAGACTGCAGCTACTTTTGATGGCTTTAACATCGCTGTTAGCAACTCTGCTAAAGAAGGTGGTATTTACTTCAAGAAAGCTGGTATTGGTGGTCACTTCAAAAATGGTATCATCACTTACGATACTACGACTAATGGATATGGCGCAATACACTCTTCAGAGAACAATAATGCAACTAATACAAGTTTTACAAATGTAACTCTTAAGGGTTCTAACGCTGACAAGTTCACTGGTGACTCGGCTGCTTCTATTGAAGCCTCTTTTGATGCTGGTTTAAAGAACATAAAATATGTAGAGAACTTATCTGGTGAAATAACTGCAGATAGAACGTTAACAGCAGATAAAATATGGGTAATTAATGGTTTAGTAGCTGTAAAAAATAGTGCTACACTTACTATTGAAGCTGGAACTACCATACTTGGTAAAGCTGGAACTGGGGCGAACACAGCATATATGGTTGTAGATAAAAACTCTAAAATCATGGCAGCAGGTACTGCTGATAAGCACATTGTCTTTACATCTGAAATAGCTTACGACAGTGGGGTATCAGCGGTTGGTCAATGGGGTGGTTTAACTATCATCGGTAACGCTGGTAACGCACAAGTTGATCCTTATGAAGTTAACCCTCTATTTGTAGCTGGCTCTTCAGATATGGCTGATAACTCTGGCGTTTTACAATATGTCGATATCTTAAACTCTGGTATAACTATGGAAGAGAACAAAGAGATTAATGGTCTCTCTATGGTTGGCGTTGGCTCAGGCACTACGGTTGAAAATATTACAGTAAATAAAAGTGATGATGACTGTGTTGAGATTTGGGGTGGAAGCGTAAACCTAACAAACGTAACTCTTTCAGAGTGTACTGATGATCACTTTGACATTGATGATGGTTACAACGGTACTGTTAAAAACTTAAGCGTTGTAGGAACTATAGGAAACGCTGGTATTGAGATGAGTGGAGAGACTGCAGCTACTTTTGATGGTTTTAACATCACTATGATAAAGTCTGCTAAAGAGGGTGGCATCTACTTCAAAAAAGCTGGTATTGGTGGTCACTTTACAAACGGTACAGTTACTTACAATGTAGCTACAAATGGTTATGGTGCAATTCACTCTGCGGAAACTTACAGTGCTGCTAATACGTCTTTTACAAATGTAACTTTAAATGGTACAAACACTTCTAAGTTTACAGGTGACTCAGCGACTGGTTTAGAGTCAACATTTGATTCGGGGACGGGAAATATCAAAACTGTTACAAAAGAGACTCTATCAGGTGAGATAACAGCAGATAAGACACTAACTGCAGATAAAGTATGGCTACTTACTGGTCTTGTTGCTGTTAAGAATGGAGCAACTTTAACTATCGAGCCTGGAACGACTGTTATCGGTAAAGCTGGTACTGGCGCTAATACTTCTTACTTAGTTGTGGACGCTGGTTCTAAGATAAACGCAGCTGGTACTGCAGCTAAACCTATTATCTTTACTTCTGAGACTGCTTATGATGGTGGAGCTGATGCTTGGGGTCAATGGGGTGGTTTAACTATCATTGGTAATGCTGGTAACGCTCAAGTTGATCCTTATGAAGTTAACCCTGCATTTGTAGCTGGGACATCTAACATGGCTGACAACTCTGGTGTTTTAACTTATGTAAAAATTCTTAACTCTGGTATTACTATGGAAGAGAACAAAGAGATAAATGGTCTCTCTCTTGTTGGTGTTGGTTCAGGTACTACTGTTGATAACATCACTGTTGATTTATCTGATGATGATGGTATTGAGATTTGGGGTGGAACAGTTAATCTTTCTAATGTAACTATTAGTAGATGTTCTGATGATCACTTTGATATTGATGATGGCTTCTCTGGTAAGGTTACTAACTTAAATCTTAACGTAACTACTGGTAATGCTGGTATTGAGATGAGTGGAGAGACTGCAGCTACTTTTGATGGCTTTAACATCGCTGTTAGCAACTCTGCTAAAGAAGGTGGTATTTACTTTAAGAAAGCTGGTATTGGTGGTCACTTCAAAAATGGTATCATCACTTACGATACTACGACTAATGGATATGGCGCAATACACTCTTCAGAGAACAATAATGCAACTAATACAAGTTTTACAAATGTAACTCTTAAGGGTTCTAACACTGACAAGTTCACTGGTGACTCGGCTGCTTCTATTGAAGCCTCTTTTGATGCTGGAACAAATAATATAAAATAG
- a CDS encoding DUF3450 family protein has translation MNFKTKKIVYSLALSASLLSSTLNASTNEKLVNSIIELRGDVENLYTDIKENKESYHSQMKSLSMQITDSEAQINRKSTAIKLAKNELEKIKTQIKETSSGNSEIKPLVLNALTLLEQSINEGLPFMVDSRVADLHKIKADLEEGLITNEKALSLTWASYDDTIRVTKEIGLFKQQIDFKGKKVLARIAKLGSVAMFFSTPSNEVGFVVKEANKYSYKHITNPEDIKKIVTLFDALQKQIRTGYFELPNALVLQGAK, from the coding sequence ATGAATTTTAAAACAAAAAAAATAGTTTATTCACTTGCTTTATCTGCAAGCCTACTCTCATCAACTCTTAACGCTAGCACAAATGAGAAACTTGTAAACTCTATCATAGAGCTTAGAGGAGATGTTGAAAATCTTTATACAGACATTAAAGAGAACAAAGAGAGTTACCACTCTCAGATGAAATCTCTCTCTATGCAGATTACAGATTCTGAGGCTCAGATAAACAGAAAGTCTACCGCTATTAAATTAGCGAAAAATGAGTTAGAAAAAATCAAGACTCAGATTAAAGAGACTTCATCTGGAAACTCTGAGATTAAACCTTTAGTTTTAAACGCTCTTACTCTTTTAGAGCAAAGTATAAATGAAGGCTTACCTTTTATGGTTGACTCTCGCGTTGCTGATCTTCATAAAATCAAAGCAGACCTTGAAGAGGGACTTATCACAAATGAAAAAGCACTCTCTCTTACTTGGGCGTCATATGACGACACTATTCGCGTTACTAAAGAGATAGGACTTTTCAAACAGCAGATAGACTTTAAAGGTAAAAAAGTTTTGGCTCGTATTGCGAAACTCGGTTCAGTCGCAATGTTTTTCTCAACGCCATCAAACGAAGTTGGATTTGTAGTAAAAGAAGCTAACAAGTACAGCTACAAACACATCACAAATCCTGAAGACATTAAAAAGATAGTTACTCTTTTTGACGCGCTACAAAAGCAGATTAGAACTGGATACTTTGAACTTCCAAATGCATTAGTTTTACAAGGAGCTAAATAA
- a CDS encoding MotA/TolQ/ExbB proton channel family protein yields MKILTLIFLMAFSLLNADELSNAYQKEFTFLKAQKSELQTRLKKEKSFQKKELAKAKAKVQSLQNKLVTLSQTNETIAKQIDKSALMLEDKNSNKQISSSVVIQAKSLLGEYAIAVNDTKDMDVVAVMDKAFKETSSLYKKLSSVQTTKGKFYLVDGTTAEGEIVKVGNIAAYGMSSNAKGALAPAGNGEYKVWNKDTTADALAFATAQPKRDVKIFIYENLDKDIEYTKEKSIEETLAGGGTIGYIILALGALGVLLILARIFLLAKSGSNVKEITDVVISKVEAGQAHEALEAIKSYKGATARVIKATLRNIDKERDHIEDIVTENILNESSNIDRFGNFVLVLAAVAPLLGLLGTVTGMIATFDIITTHGTGDPKLLSGGISEALVTTMLGLVVAIPLLLLGNLMSGWAQSIKDSMEQSALHIVNLFEINKA; encoded by the coding sequence ATGAAAATCTTAACACTTATATTTTTAATGGCGTTTAGCCTTTTAAACGCAGATGAGCTTTCTAACGCTTATCAAAAAGAGTTCACTTTCTTAAAAGCACAAAAGTCAGAGCTTCAAACTAGACTCAAAAAAGAGAAATCTTTTCAAAAAAAAGAGTTAGCAAAAGCAAAAGCAAAAGTACAAAGCTTACAAAACAAGCTTGTAACTCTTTCACAAACTAATGAGACAATAGCAAAACAGATAGACAAATCTGCTCTAATGCTAGAAGACAAAAACTCTAACAAACAGATATCTTCATCTGTAGTTATACAAGCGAAGTCTCTTCTTGGCGAGTACGCCATAGCTGTAAATGACACTAAAGATATGGACGTAGTTGCAGTAATGGATAAGGCATTTAAAGAGACCTCTTCTTTATATAAAAAGCTCTCTTCAGTTCAAACTACTAAGGGTAAGTTTTATCTAGTAGATGGAACAACTGCTGAGGGAGAGATAGTAAAAGTTGGAAATATTGCAGCTTATGGAATGAGTTCAAATGCTAAAGGTGCACTCGCACCAGCTGGAAATGGCGAGTATAAAGTATGGAATAAAGATACAACAGCTGACGCTTTGGCATTTGCAACTGCACAGCCTAAACGCGATGTTAAAATCTTTATTTATGAGAACCTTGACAAAGATATCGAGTACACAAAAGAGAAGAGTATAGAGGAGACATTAGCAGGTGGTGGAACTATCGGTTACATTATTTTAGCTCTTGGAGCTTTAGGTGTACTTCTTATTCTTGCTAGAATCTTTCTGCTTGCAAAATCTGGCTCAAACGTAAAAGAGATCACAGATGTTGTAATCTCAAAAGTTGAAGCGGGTCAGGCTCACGAAGCTCTTGAAGCTATTAAATCATACAAGGGTGCAACCGCTCGCGTTATTAAAGCGACACTTAGAAATATTGACAAAGAGAGAGACCATATCGAAGATATCGTAACTGAGAACATCCTAAATGAGAGCTCAAACATAGATAGATTTGGCAACTTTGTGCTTGTGCTTGCAGCTGTTGCTCCACTACTTGGACTTCTTGGAACTGTAACGGGAATGATTGCGACTTTTGACATCATTACAACTCATGGTACGGGTGATCCTAAACTTCTTTCAGGCGGTATCTCTGAAGCACTTGTAACAACGATGCTTGGTCTTGTTGTAGCGATTCCTCTACTTCTTTTAGGAAACCTTATGAGTGGATGGGCTCAGAGTATTAAAGACTCTATGGAGCAATCCGCTCTTCACATTGTAAACCTGTTTGAGATAAACAAAGCGTAA
- a CDS encoding MotA/TolQ/ExbB proton channel family protein, with the protein MLALSLYFDQFIHFMNAGGIVMWVLFVLNLPLWYALGYRYFTLKRGTRGNIRRLIEKHEKRKSEKVYVGLLDYAIADALTAAETAKKISKKPREYMYDALFPYIIITSKYSVLVKTIVMLAPLIGLLGTVGGMIETFDALQSSSMFAQGDSIAGGISKALFTTELGLVVAVPGLIIGKILDKKEEQFSLEFEQIVDIISTKDEK; encoded by the coding sequence ATGTTAGCCCTATCACTCTACTTCGATCAGTTTATTCATTTTATGAACGCTGGTGGGATTGTTATGTGGGTTCTTTTTGTTTTGAACCTGCCACTATGGTATGCATTGGGATATAGATACTTTACGCTCAAACGTGGAACTCGAGGTAATATTAGACGTCTTATAGAGAAACATGAAAAACGCAAAAGCGAAAAAGTTTATGTAGGACTTTTAGATTATGCTATTGCCGATGCACTAACAGCTGCAGAGACTGCGAAGAAGATATCTAAAAAACCTAGAGAGTATATGTATGATGCGCTGTTTCCATACATCATCATTACTTCAAAATACTCTGTTTTAGTAAAAACAATAGTTATGCTTGCTCCACTCATAGGTCTTTTAGGAACTGTTGGAGGAATGATTGAGACATTTGACGCTTTACAATCAAGCTCAATGTTCGCTCAAGGCGACTCAATAGCAGGCGGTATATCTAAGGCACTTTTTACAACTGAACTTGGTTTGGTCGTAGCGGTTCCTGGTCTGATAATTGGAAAAATTTTAGATAAAAAAGAAGAGCAATTTAGTTTAGAGTTTGAACAGATTGTAGACATAATAAGTACAAAGGATGAGAAATGA
- a CDS encoding ExbD/TolR family protein, with amino-acid sequence MRFRQKSQNVDTVDVSPLIDMVFILLIFFMVTTTFVKDMQLELNRPSAASASLASTKITRVYIDNSNEIYIDNQPVKLWAVQSKLRDILRTATEKSVLVITDTDIPVGTLIDVVDECRMSGAKDVAVSTTKEMG; translated from the coding sequence ATGAGATTTAGACAAAAAAGCCAAAATGTTGATACGGTAGACGTATCACCACTTATAGATATGGTTTTCATACTTTTAATCTTTTTTATGGTTACCACGACTTTTGTTAAAGATATGCAACTTGAACTCAATCGCCCTTCTGCGGCTTCGGCTTCACTAGCATCCACAAAGATAACTCGCGTTTACATCGATAACTCTAACGAGATTTACATCGACAACCAGCCAGTTAAACTTTGGGCGGTTCAGAGTAAACTAAGAGACATATTAAGAACTGCGACTGAAAAGTCAGTTTTAGTCATCACAGATACAGACATTCCCGTTGGAACGCTTATAGACGTTGTAGATGAGTGTCGTATGAGTGGTGCTAAAGACGTTGCCGTTTCTACTACTAAAGAGATGGGATAA
- a CDS encoding energy transducer TonB yields the protein MSQKKYSSKGRSFLAFLVMLGGAVLMMILVVSFNKSVKEKEQVVKKEVRQIKSAKTQKKASKPKPKPKSKPKKAQPKAPLPNMNSLLGGVAMNIPEFTTDNIAGDSNQLLEDIAEDAIMNENTVDVKPKVLSRPPLEYPADAAKNGIKGYVVINLLVGKDGSVELAKVLESQPVGVFDEAALNAVRTWRFSPAMYKAKPVKMWAKQKIRFQ from the coding sequence ATGTCTCAAAAAAAATATAGCTCAAAGGGTAGAAGCTTTTTAGCGTTTCTTGTAATGCTTGGAGGTGCTGTACTAATGATGATATTGGTAGTTTCCTTTAACAAAAGCGTAAAAGAAAAAGAGCAAGTGGTAAAAAAAGAGGTAAGACAGATAAAGTCTGCTAAAACACAGAAAAAAGCAAGTAAACCTAAGCCTAAACCAAAGAGTAAGCCTAAAAAAGCGCAACCAAAAGCTCCACTACCAAACATGAACTCTCTGCTTGGTGGCGTAGCGATGAATATACCAGAGTTTACAACTGATAATATCGCAGGAGATTCTAACCAACTCCTTGAAGATATAGCAGAAGATGCGATTATGAATGAGAACACGGTAGACGTTAAACCTAAGGTTCTCTCCCGCCCTCCTCTGGAGTATCCTGCAGATGCCGCAAAAAACGGTATTAAAGGTTATGTGGTTATTAACCTTCTAGTAGGAAAAGATGGAAGTGTGGAACTTGCTAAAGTTTTAGAGTCTCAGCCTGTTGGCGTGTTTGACGAAGCTGCCCTAAACGCTGTTCGTACTTGGAGATTTTCTCCCGCAATGTACAAAGCAAAGCCTGTAAAAATGTGGGCTAAGCAAAAAATTAGATTTCAATAA
- a CDS encoding tetratricopeptide repeat protein, producing the protein MISNKLQCKKSLNDFCKKTILTTLSLLVLLNVSSYAKTIDDSVDHIGLATMMIYDARYKKAKEELDLVDKKSPKFDAANYYTVLGVYNSKLTNTKEAIEAYKKAIEATKTKEFLAPKVITQEKYLFSIASSKKEENTTPKFDTEAKRQDKIEQLYMYLTQEYYKLKDYKNTVDSLQNAGERGKSRAGLYTLRAECYYKQAKHSETFTALNEGIKRFPDDSKLLKQKFYYFADLKLYQAAIDASKVYMDKVGVSSKEYVALAQMLIGANQIDSAIALLEEAKLMFAKDAKIGILLGHMYLKKDMKNTTAHLFEESSYYDKQYLKDAVEMNRRAGNNLHALYLNTQNIDKVEKLKQKIAIYLNAGEYRKIIGLQKALKRYKMLDDENLRYALAYSYYSVGDYENSESHLKYISDSELFSKATVIRKNIEKCTNDSMECL; encoded by the coding sequence ATGATAAGCAATAAATTGCAATGCAAAAAATCACTAAATGATTTTTGTAAAAAAACAATACTAACAACTTTATCTCTGCTAGTCCTTTTAAACGTGTCTAGTTATGCTAAAACTATTGATGACAGCGTAGATCATATTGGTCTTGCGACAATGATGATATATGATGCAAGGTATAAAAAAGCTAAAGAGGAGTTAGACCTAGTAGATAAGAAATCTCCTAAATTTGATGCTGCAAATTACTATACGGTTCTTGGTGTTTACAACTCTAAACTTACAAATACAAAAGAGGCGATAGAAGCTTACAAAAAAGCGATAGAGGCGACTAAAACAAAAGAGTTTCTTGCTCCTAAAGTTATAACGCAGGAGAAGTATCTCTTCTCTATAGCTAGTTCAAAAAAAGAAGAAAACACAACTCCTAAATTTGACACGGAGGCTAAACGCCAAGATAAGATAGAGCAACTTTATATGTACCTAACGCAAGAGTACTACAAGTTAAAAGATTACAAAAACACAGTTGATTCACTCCAAAACGCAGGCGAGAGAGGAAAAAGTCGTGCTGGTCTTTATACTCTCAGAGCTGAGTGTTACTACAAACAAGCTAAGCATTCTGAAACTTTTACTGCTTTAAACGAGGGGATCAAAAGATTTCCTGATGATAGTAAACTGTTAAAACAGAAGTTCTACTACTTTGCAGACCTAAAACTTTATCAAGCGGCGATTGACGCGTCAAAAGTTTATATGGACAAGGTTGGCGTTAGCTCTAAAGAGTATGTAGCACTTGCACAAATGCTTATAGGTGCAAACCAGATAGATAGTGCCATAGCACTTTTAGAAGAGGCAAAACTAATGTTTGCTAAAGATGCGAAAATTGGCATTTTACTTGGGCATATGTATCTTAAAAAAGATATGAAAAACACAACCGCTCACCTTTTTGAAGAGAGCTCTTACTACGACAAGCAGTATTTAAAAGACGCAGTTGAGATGAACCGTCGCGCTGGAAACAATCTCCATGCACTTTACCTCAACACTCAAAACATTGACAAAGTAGAAAAACTAAAACAGAAAATCGCTATCTATCTAAACGCAGGTGAATACAGAAAAATTATAGGTTTACAAAAAGCTCTTAAACGCTACAAGATGCTTGATGATGAGAACTTAAGATATGCGCTTGCTTACTCATACTACTCTGTAGGTGATTATGAAAACTCTGAATCTCATCTAAAGTATATCTCTGATAGTGAGCTATTTAGCAAAGCGACAGTGATAAGAAAAAATATAGAAAAATGTACAAATGACTCTATGGAGTGCTTATAA